The following proteins are encoded in a genomic region of Pseudomonadota bacterium:
- a CDS encoding AsmA family protein — MRKKNHKTVGYVVAGFLALLILFALIVPSFVDANKYKGVIEEQARSATGRALTIEGDIRLTILPAPALSVSKIKFANAEGASSPDMVQLSALRVRVALLPLFMGRVEVDSLSLVDPVIELERLPDGKGNWEFTPAVEKEAAASEEKTNAKPGGAGPAVQIDRFAIENGTLVYRDAKAGTRERLERINADIRAESLVGPFRVKGNLLARGMPVAFTFGTGRFVEGPGTPINLEVTLTEAASALKFSGTLSAPNPTGVLTGTLAIKSKNVATLIGGFGDGEEKAPPPRFLTQELSYESSIIGSSTGVELREIALGFGKTTATGSAKVNLGEIADVEANLQIPKIDFDDWLAMLSENTKQEKEKGGTKGPAAASGGPAEVQANFALPQDLNVTLNLAADSIVFQGGEIRQSRVNASLADGELMLNQATAQLPGETNFSLFGFLSAVEGKPRFEGDLDFRSDNLRSLLSWLRVDIANVPTNRARKTSLAAKLVASPEKATAKSVDFKLDESRLTGTVAADFAARPSLRAEVAVTGLNLDSYLLPPAPPSSKPAASKPSAPAGKAVKNDAAALDALDSFDVDLSLTLDRLVFRKQPISGVRLVGTLASGALTVREASVQDLVGTRLQASGTASALTKTPKFDAQFDLRSNDIGRLFLLTGDEPLAQLGKLGETTVKAQLHGGLDRFDLDAKLDAAKGSVRAKGEIGGLPDSPAFNLRIVAEHPDLAALLETLGGYKPKSKLGELSLQTQLKGTSAAFDLVNLAGRVGPVTLNGNAGAKLDGSRPAITAKFEASEIPVHRFLPAEAASQPAAAKGPGKGQGKAASPAGGERWSKEPLDLSALRLADAEIGLTATALLYDNLRIDRPELRIVLKDGVLELHKLSGNLFDGAFNLVARVADGNPASAGGTLAVRNANIRKALFASSGLDLGEGNLNFDLDLKTAGKSTYEFVSGLNGVANVVVQNGVVRGFDLDAVSARLNNLNNVDAFLGLLDTALSGGETRFQDLRGKVRIANGIAKMEDVRMQAQSGAALLTGKVDLPAWNMDMKADFRLAAHPDAPVFAMLLDGPPDNPRRRFDTKQFQSYLVQKGIGSLLKKVLPLKRQEAPADQPPAGTEGGKESPPPPKPEKVIQDIFKGLGL; from the coding sequence ATGAGAAAGAAAAACCATAAAACGGTGGGTTATGTCGTTGCCGGATTTCTGGCTCTCCTCATTCTTTTTGCCCTGATTGTTCCAAGCTTCGTTGATGCGAACAAATACAAAGGCGTGATCGAAGAGCAGGCGCGTTCGGCAACGGGCCGCGCCCTTACGATCGAGGGCGACATCCGTCTTACGATCCTTCCGGCGCCGGCTTTATCCGTTTCCAAAATAAAATTTGCCAACGCCGAGGGGGCATCCTCTCCCGACATGGTGCAGCTTTCCGCGCTTCGCGTGCGGGTTGCGCTTCTTCCTCTTTTCATGGGCCGCGTCGAGGTTGACAGCCTCTCGCTGGTGGACCCGGTCATCGAGCTTGAGCGGCTTCCAGATGGCAAGGGAAACTGGGAATTCACCCCCGCGGTGGAGAAGGAAGCCGCCGCATCGGAAGAAAAAACGAACGCAAAACCGGGCGGCGCCGGACCGGCCGTTCAGATTGATCGCTTTGCCATTGAGAACGGAACGCTTGTCTATCGGGATGCAAAGGCGGGAACGCGCGAGCGCCTCGAGCGAATCAATGCCGATATCCGCGCCGAATCCTTGGTCGGTCCGTTCCGGGTGAAGGGGAATCTCCTTGCGCGGGGCATGCCGGTTGCTTTTACTTTCGGCACGGGTCGCTTCGTCGAGGGGCCCGGCACGCCTATCAATCTGGAGGTTACCCTCACGGAGGCGGCGTCCGCCCTTAAATTTTCCGGAACCCTCTCCGCCCCCAATCCGACCGGGGTTCTGACCGGGACATTGGCGATAAAAAGCAAGAACGTCGCCACCCTGATCGGGGGGTTTGGCGACGGCGAAGAAAAAGCGCCACCGCCCCGGTTTCTGACCCAGGAACTGTCCTATGAATCGTCGATCATCGGTTCATCCACGGGAGTTGAGCTTCGGGAAATCGCGCTTGGCTTCGGTAAAACCACCGCCACCGGCAGCGCGAAGGTGAATCTTGGCGAGATCGCCGACGTCGAGGCGAATCTTCAGATTCCGAAGATCGATTTCGACGATTGGTTGGCGATGCTGTCGGAAAATACGAAACAAGAAAAAGAAAAAGGCGGAACGAAAGGCCCGGCCGCGGCAAGCGGCGGGCCGGCCGAGGTGCAAGCGAATTTCGCGCTGCCGCAAGACCTCAACGTCACCCTTAACCTTGCCGCCGATTCGATCGTCTTTCAGGGAGGGGAAATACGGCAAAGCCGTGTTAACGCCTCGCTTGCAGACGGCGAGCTTATGCTCAACCAGGCCACGGCCCAGCTGCCGGGCGAGACGAACTTTTCCCTTTTCGGGTTTCTATCCGCTGTGGAAGGAAAGCCGCGTTTCGAAGGCGATCTCGATTTCCGTTCAGATAACCTGCGAAGCCTGCTGAGCTGGCTTCGGGTTGATATCGCAAACGTGCCGACGAATCGCGCGCGGAAAACGTCGCTGGCGGCAAAGCTTGTTGCCTCGCCGGAAAAGGCAACGGCAAAGTCGGTGGATTTCAAGCTCGATGAATCCCGCTTGACCGGGACGGTTGCGGCGGACTTTGCCGCGCGCCCGTCCCTGCGGGCGGAAGTGGCCGTGACCGGGCTCAATCTTGATTCCTATCTTTTGCCGCCAGCCCCGCCTTCTTCCAAGCCTGCGGCCTCGAAACCATCCGCCCCCGCCGGCAAGGCAGTAAAAAACGATGCTGCGGCTCTGGATGCCTTGGATAGTTTCGACGTTGACCTAAGCTTGACGCTCGACCGCCTCGTTTTTCGGAAACAACCCATCTCCGGTGTCCGGCTGGTTGGCACACTTGCGAGCGGTGCCCTTACGGTGCGGGAGGCCAGCGTTCAGGATCTCGTCGGCACTCGCCTGCAAGCTTCCGGCACGGCAAGCGCATTGACGAAGACCCCAAAATTTGACGCGCAATTCGACCTGCGTTCAAACGACATCGGGCGGCTCTTTCTTCTTACTGGCGATGAGCCGCTGGCCCAACTGGGCAAGCTGGGAGAGACAACCGTAAAGGCGCAACTGCATGGCGGCCTCGATCGTTTTGACCTGGACGCCAAGCTGGACGCCGCCAAGGGGTCCGTTCGGGCGAAGGGCGAGATCGGTGGCCTGCCTGATTCGCCGGCTTTCAACCTGCGAATCGTCGCCGAGCATCCTGACCTCGCCGCGCTTCTGGAAACACTTGGCGGTTACAAGCCGAAGTCGAAATTGGGTGAACTAAGCCTGCAGACCCAACTAAAGGGGACGTCCGCTGCGTTTGACCTTGTGAATCTTGCCGGCCGGGTCGGGCCGGTGACATTGAACGGCAATGCGGGCGCGAAACTTGATGGGTCACGTCCCGCCATCACAGCGAAATTCGAAGCCAGCGAAATCCCGGTGCACCGCTTCTTGCCGGCCGAAGCTGCCTCCCAGCCTGCCGCCGCCAAAGGGCCGGGCAAGGGGCAAGGCAAGGCGGCCTCCCCGGCCGGGGGCGAGCGTTGGTCAAAGGAACCGCTTGACCTTTCCGCCCTGCGGCTTGCGGATGCCGAAATCGGGCTCACGGCGACAGCACTTCTTTACGACAATCTTCGTATCGACCGGCCCGAGTTGCGGATCGTTCTGAAAGACGGCGTTCTCGAACTTCACAAACTGTCGGGCAACTTGTTCGACGGCGCGTTCAATCTGGTGGCGCGGGTTGCGGATGGAAACCCGGCGTCGGCCGGGGGCACCCTCGCGGTGCGAAACGCGAATATACGGAAAGCCCTCTTTGCTTCTTCCGGCCTTGACCTGGGCGAAGGCAATCTCAATTTTGACCTTGATCTCAAGACGGCCGGGAAAAGCACGTATGAGTTCGTTTCCGGCCTGAACGGCGTGGCGAACGTCGTCGTTCAAAACGGTGTTGTAAGAGGCTTTGATCTCGATGCCGTCAGCGCGCGGCTCAACAATTTGAATAATGTGGATGCCTTTCTGGGCCTTCTCGATACGGCCCTTTCAGGGGGCGAAACGCGTTTTCAGGACTTGCGCGGCAAGGTCCGTATTGCGAACGGGATAGCGAAGATGGAGGACGTCCGGATGCAGGCGCAATCCGGCGCCGCGCTCCTCACCGGAAAGGTCGATTTGCCGGCCTGGAACATGGATATGAAAGCCGATTTCCGTCTCGCCGCTCACCCGGATGCGCCGGTTTTTGCCATGCTGCTCGATGGCCCGCCGGACAACCCCCGTCGCCGTTTCGACACGAAACAGTTCCAGAGCTACCTCGTTCAAAAGGGAATTGGCAGTCTGTTGAAGAAGGTGTTGCCGTTGAAGCGACAGGAAGCACCAGCTGACCAACCGCCGGCCGGAACGGAAGGTGGTAAAGAATCTCCGCCTCCGCCGAAACCGGAAAAGGTCATTCAGGATATTTTCAAAGGCCTTGGGCTTTAG
- a CDS encoding ribbon-helix-helix domain-containing protein, with translation MPDRIRKRSVIVSGHRTSVSLEGIFWGAMAEIATERGLSINQLVTEIDRENPNNLSSAIRVYVLQTFRERLSRSVLREPS, from the coding sequence ATGCCGGATCGGATTCGCAAGCGATCCGTGATCGTATCGGGCCATCGCACCAGCGTTTCGCTTGAGGGAATATTCTGGGGGGCCATGGCCGAGATCGCCACAGAGCGCGGCCTCTCAATCAACCAGCTTGTCACCGAAATCGACCGCGAGAATCCGAACAACTTGTCGAGCGCGATCCGCGTTTACGTCCTGCAAACGTTTCGGGAGCGCCTATCCCGCTCGGTCTTGCGGGAACCTTCCTAA
- a CDS encoding TfoX/Sxy family protein, protein MTGHFVEHVLDLLNPLGPLGRRRMFGGHCLYLDGIPFAIVFDDTLYLKVDDSNLTDFQAHGVHDSIRAFEKNRSLTISYYEVPPDILEDREELHSWARKAFEVALRAQTKKRTRIGTPTKR, encoded by the coding sequence GTGACGGGCCACTTCGTCGAGCACGTCCTTGACTTGCTAAATCCTCTGGGGCCGCTTGGTCGGCGGCGAATGTTTGGAGGCCATTGTCTTTACCTGGATGGAATCCCCTTTGCGATTGTTTTTGACGACACGCTTTACCTCAAGGTCGACGATTCAAATCTGACGGATTTTCAGGCCCATGGAGTTCACGATTCGATCCGCGCCTTCGAGAAGAACCGAAGCCTGACTATTTCTTACTATGAAGTTCCCCCTGATATCCTGGAGGATCGGGAAGAACTCCACAGTTGGGCGCGCAAGGCCTTCGAGGTCGCGTTGCGCGCGCAGACAAAAAAGAGGACAAGAATAGGGACGCCTACGAAACGATGA
- a CDS encoding ClpXP protease specificity-enhancing factor SspB, producing the protein MMSPLDYDQLFEEALYGVIRTVLQRIAEEGLPGEHHFYISFRTGASGVVVPDHLRTRYPDEMTIVLQHQFWGLKVGEDSFEVTLSFNDAQEQVRVPFAAITSFVDPSLRFGLQFRGGKDRSAPMAPARQKKKSNSSSQPAVAPDKNRGAETAPQAEGDRTADVIPLDTFRRK; encoded by the coding sequence ATGATGAGCCCGCTGGATTACGATCAATTGTTCGAGGAAGCGCTTTATGGCGTAATCCGAACGGTCTTGCAGCGTATTGCCGAAGAGGGCCTGCCTGGAGAACACCATTTTTACATCTCGTTCCGAACCGGCGCGTCCGGCGTTGTTGTCCCGGACCACCTGCGCACCCGATACCCCGACGAGATGACGATCGTCCTCCAGCATCAGTTCTGGGGGCTAAAAGTCGGGGAAGATTCTTTCGAGGTCACCTTGAGTTTCAACGACGCCCAGGAGCAAGTGCGTGTGCCCTTTGCGGCCATCACGAGCTTTGTGGACCCATCCCTACGCTTCGGTCTGCAATTTCGAGGCGGAAAGGATCGGTCCGCGCCGATGGCGCCCGCGCGGCAGAAAAAGAAATCCAACTCGTCTTCGCAACCTGCCGTCGCCCCTGACAAAAATCGCGGCGCGGAAACCGCCCCGCAAGCGGAGGGAGATAGAACGGCGGACGTGATCCCGCTGGATACTTTCCGCAGAAAATAG
- the thyX gene encoding FAD-dependent thymidylate synthase: MRLTPEQLQEIEDLRADQRTTCRATVPALEEILYQPIPVLDHGFVRVVDYMGDDGAIVQAARVSYGKGTRKLREDHGLISYLMRHRHTTPFEMCEIKYHVKLPIFVARQWIRHRTANVNEYSARYSILDREFYIPAPEQLGAQSSGNRQGRGDVLKGEEAAHVLRLLREDSEQAYTHYREMLNADEEGNALDPNRAGLARELARMNLPLNLYTQWYWKIDLHNLMHFVSLRADPHAQYEIRAYADALLDTLKRWVPMAHAAFLEYRMGGAQLSAEALRVVRRMVAGEKLFQEETSLSAREWRELMALLEDNAGTQRG; encoded by the coding sequence ATGCGCCTTACTCCTGAACAGCTTCAGGAAATCGAAGACCTTCGTGCGGATCAGCGGACCACTTGCCGAGCAACTGTACCCGCCCTCGAAGAAATCCTTTATCAGCCGATCCCCGTCCTGGATCACGGCTTCGTTCGCGTCGTCGACTACATGGGGGACGACGGCGCCATCGTTCAGGCGGCCCGCGTGTCATACGGCAAAGGCACCCGGAAGCTTCGGGAAGACCATGGGTTGATCAGCTACCTGATGCGTCACCGGCACACGACGCCGTTTGAGATGTGCGAAATCAAATACCATGTGAAATTGCCAATTTTTGTTGCCCGACAATGGATCCGGCACCGGACGGCAAACGTGAACGAATACTCCGCCCGGTACTCCATTCTGGATCGGGAATTCTACATACCGGCGCCGGAGCAGCTCGGTGCGCAGTCCTCGGGCAATCGCCAGGGGCGGGGAGACGTCCTGAAAGGCGAGGAGGCGGCCCACGTTCTCAGGCTGCTGCGCGAGGATTCGGAGCAAGCATATACGCACTACCGGGAGATGCTAAACGCGGATGAAGAGGGAAACGCTCTTGACCCGAATCGTGCCGGGCTTGCCCGCGAGCTGGCCCGCATGAACCTTCCCCTGAACCTCTACACGCAGTGGTACTGGAAGATCGACCTGCATAATTTGATGCACTTCGTATCCCTGCGCGCGGATCCGCATGCCCAGTACGAAATCCGGGCCTATGCCGACGCTCTGCTCGACACGCTTAAGCGTTGGGTCCCGATGGCGCACGCGGCCTTTCTGGAATACCGGATGGGTGGCGCTCAGTTATCGGCCGAGGCGCTTCGCGTCGTTCGCCGCATGGTGGCGGGGGAAAAGCTCTTCCAGGAAGAAACCAGCCTGAGCGCTCGCGAATGGCGCGAACTGATGGCGCTCCTGGAAGACAACGCTGGAACGCAGAGGGGTTAG
- a CDS encoding Mrp/NBP35 family ATP-binding protein produces the protein MAATNQQAILDTLRTIADPASGKDIVTSGLVTNVVNKDGNVAIVIEIPANRAKEMEATRKAAEEAVQSMAGVVSTTVVLTAEAAGQESAHPPATPKPSGPQPVPGVRTLLAVASGKGGVGKSTTAVNLALAFAANGLRVGILDTDVFGPSVPRMMGITGKPDSADGTSITPLKNHGVVCMSVGFLVDPDSPVIWRGPIVMRAVEQMLRQVRWGELDVLVLDLPPGTGDVQLTLSQSAPLTGAIIVSTPQDLALLDTRRGLNMFREVHVPVLGILENMSYFICPHCGDRASIFGHGGAREEAKRLGVDFLGEIPLAVAIRTRADEGLPITVAEPDGEHAKAYRTIAERLWKKLAAQAADRPALRLN, from the coding sequence ATGGCAGCGACGAATCAGCAGGCAATCCTAGATACCCTTCGGACAATCGCCGATCCGGCCAGCGGGAAGGATATTGTGACGAGCGGGCTTGTGACGAACGTCGTCAACAAGGATGGCAACGTCGCCATCGTCATCGAAATTCCCGCGAATCGCGCTAAGGAAATGGAGGCGACCCGAAAAGCCGCCGAGGAAGCCGTGCAAAGCATGGCTGGCGTCGTCTCGACGACCGTCGTCCTGACCGCCGAGGCGGCCGGCCAAGAAAGCGCGCACCCGCCGGCAACCCCGAAACCAAGCGGCCCGCAGCCGGTGCCAGGCGTGCGAACCTTGCTTGCGGTTGCCTCCGGCAAGGGCGGCGTCGGCAAATCGACGACCGCCGTCAATCTGGCGCTGGCGTTCGCGGCGAACGGTCTTCGCGTCGGCATCCTGGACACGGACGTGTTCGGGCCTTCGGTCCCGCGCATGATGGGGATCACCGGCAAGCCGGATTCCGCGGATGGCACCTCGATCACGCCGCTAAAGAATCACGGGGTTGTGTGCATGTCCGTCGGTTTCCTGGTTGACCCGGATTCGCCCGTTATCTGGCGCGGACCGATCGTCATGCGGGCGGTCGAGCAGATGCTGCGCCAGGTGCGGTGGGGAGAGCTCGATGTGCTTGTGCTGGATTTGCCGCCGGGGACGGGGGATGTCCAGCTTACCCTTTCGCAAAGCGCACCGCTTACCGGCGCCATCATCGTCTCGACACCGCAGGATCTTGCCTTGCTGGACACCCGGCGGGGCCTCAACATGTTCCGCGAGGTGCACGTGCCGGTCCTCGGCATCCTGGAGAACATGAGTTACTTCATTTGCCCCCACTGCGGCGACCGCGCTTCAATTTTCGGCCATGGCGGCGCACGCGAGGAAGCGAAGCGGCTGGGAGTCGATTTCCTGGGTGAAATTCCCCTTGCGGTTGCGATCCGCACGCGGGCGGACGAAGGCCTTCCCATCACGGTGGCGGAGCCCGACGGCGAACACGCCAAGGCCTATCGGACGATTGCGGAACGGTTGTGGAAAAAACTTGCGGCGCAAGCGGCCGACCGGCCGGCGCTTCGCTTGAACTAG
- the hflK gene encoding FtsH protease activity modulator HflK, giving the protein MPWTSQGKNGGRGGPWGRGPDGPQPPNIEDLLRQGKDRFRSLFPGGGARGFLLALLVLFAIWLASGFYRVLPDEQGIVLRFGAWVQPTRPPGLHYHLPYPIERVETPKITRVNRVEIGFHSVSDLGSGGALRDVPEESLMLTGDENIVSVNFTTFWLINDAGKFLFNVRSPAETIKAASESAMREIIGQTPIAQAFAEGRQKIERETHALLQTILDSYDSGIEITQVQLQKVDPPAEVIDGFRDVQRARADLERQRNEAEAYRNDILPRARGEAERNIQEAEAYKQEVVARAEGDASRFLAVYNEYRKAEQVTEQRLYLETMEGILQNVEKIIVDSNIGGGSGVVPYLPLPEVKKQAKKQAEEEKKP; this is encoded by the coding sequence ATGCCTTGGACCAGTCAGGGGAAGAATGGAGGTCGCGGCGGTCCTTGGGGCCGCGGGCCGGATGGCCCGCAGCCGCCGAATATCGAGGATCTGCTGCGTCAGGGAAAAGACCGTTTCCGAAGCCTCTTTCCGGGAGGCGGCGCGCGGGGATTTCTGCTTGCCCTCCTCGTTTTGTTCGCGATTTGGCTGGCCAGCGGGTTTTACAGGGTGCTGCCGGACGAGCAGGGTATCGTTCTCCGGTTCGGCGCATGGGTCCAGCCGACGCGCCCGCCTGGGCTGCACTACCATCTTCCCTATCCGATCGAGCGGGTTGAGACGCCGAAGATAACGCGGGTGAACCGGGTCGAGATTGGTTTCCACTCGGTTTCCGATCTCGGCAGCGGCGGCGCCTTGCGAGACGTACCGGAAGAAAGCCTGATGCTGACAGGCGACGAGAACATCGTCAGCGTCAACTTCACAACTTTTTGGCTTATCAACGATGCTGGAAAGTTTCTTTTCAACGTTCGAAGCCCAGCCGAGACGATAAAAGCCGCTTCCGAGAGCGCCATGCGCGAAATCATCGGACAGACCCCCATCGCCCAGGCTTTCGCGGAAGGGCGTCAAAAGATCGAACGGGAAACGCACGCGCTTCTGCAGACGATTCTGGATTCCTACGATTCCGGCATCGAGATTACGCAGGTTCAGCTCCAAAAAGTGGATCCCCCCGCGGAAGTCATTGATGGCTTCCGGGACGTTCAGCGTGCCCGCGCCGATCTCGAACGGCAACGAAACGAAGCCGAGGCATACCGGAACGACATTCTTCCGAGAGCGCGTGGCGAAGCGGAACGGAACATTCAAGAGGCTGAAGCCTATAAGCAAGAAGTCGTCGCCCGCGCCGAAGGGGATGCGAGCCGGTTTCTCGCCGTCTATAACGAGTACCGAAAGGCGGAACAGGTCACGGAGCAACGGCTGTATTTGGAAACGATGGAAGGAATTCTCCAAAACGTCGAAAAGATTATCGTGGATTCGAACATCGGGGGCGGTTCGGGGGTTGTTCCCTACCTGCCGTTGCCGGAAGTGAAGAAACAGGCCAAAAAACAAGCCGAGGAGGAGAAAAAGCCATGA
- a CDS encoding protease modulator HflC, translating to MRRNAPLWIAGGILAAAVVALNAFFTVHQTQQAIVLQFGEPKRVITSPGLKFKIPFIQDVTYYDNRLLDFPHAAEEVIAADQKRMVVDSFARWRIVDPLQFYQTVANEIGARARLNSQMSASLRRVIGSVPLSAVLTEQRMTIRQEIRDQVDAEAQRFGIRVMDVRIRRADLPAENNQAIYARMKSEREREAKEFRAQGAEIGQRIRSRADRDRIVLLAESRKQAQILRGAGDAQSVQLYADAFGKAPDFFIFYRSLQAYRLALQGDNTTLVLSPDSSFFRFFKELSGKKSR from the coding sequence ATGAGGCGGAATGCCCCCCTTTGGATTGCCGGTGGCATTCTCGCCGCCGCCGTCGTGGCGTTGAACGCGTTCTTCACGGTGCACCAGACCCAGCAGGCGATCGTGCTTCAGTTCGGCGAGCCGAAGCGGGTGATTACAAGCCCGGGCTTGAAGTTCAAAATCCCCTTCATTCAGGACGTCACCTACTACGACAATCGGTTGCTGGATTTTCCGCACGCCGCGGAAGAGGTTATTGCCGCCGATCAGAAGCGCATGGTGGTGGATAGCTTCGCGCGCTGGCGAATCGTGGACCCGTTGCAGTTCTACCAGACGGTGGCAAACGAAATAGGTGCCCGCGCCCGGCTGAATTCGCAGATGAGCGCAAGCCTAAGGCGGGTGATTGGCAGTGTGCCGTTGAGCGCCGTCCTCACCGAACAGCGCATGACCATCCGGCAGGAAATCCGCGATCAGGTGGACGCCGAAGCGCAGCGTTTCGGCATCCGTGTGATGGACGTGCGCATTCGCCGCGCCGATCTGCCCGCCGAGAACAACCAAGCCATCTACGCCCGGATGAAAAGCGAACGCGAACGCGAAGCGAAGGAATTCCGTGCCCAAGGTGCGGAAATCGGCCAGCGAATCCGCTCCCGTGCCGACCGCGATCGCATCGTGCTCTTGGCCGAATCGCGGAAACAGGCGCAAATCCTGCGCGGGGCAGGCGATGCTCAATCCGTTCAGCTTTACGCCGACGCCTTCGGCAAGGCCCCGGATTTCTTTATTTTCTATCGATCCTTGCAAGCTTATCGTCTGGCTTTGCAGGGCGACAACACGACGCTGGTGCTTTCGCCGGACAGTTCTTTTTTCCGTTTTTTCAAAGAGTTGAGTGGAAAAAAATCGAGGTAA
- a CDS encoding DegQ family serine endoprotease, translated as MSVASAQAKQGPDGFSELAKDLVPTVVNISTTQIIKRQAEEMPQFPPGSPFEEFFREFTPQNRAPRKATSLGSGFIISPDGYIVTNNHVIADADEITVILHDDTNLKAKIVGRDPKTDLALLKVDTKKPLPATRWGDSDTAKVGDWIIAIGNPFGLGSSVTAGIISARARVIQAGPYDDFIQTDAPINRGNSGGPMFNMLGQVIGINAAIFSPTGGNIGIGFAIPAALAKPVLDQLGKFGHTRRGWLGVRIQEVTPEIAESLGMGRPRGAMVASVVEGSPAEKAKLQPGDVILRFGEAEIDKVQRLSRVVAETPVGEKINVEIWRKGKKQTEKVEIGLMEETDVVEMSGEPSLEEPGEVIASEKVLGLSLASVNAETRRRFNLPANAKGVVIVDVNEASAAAEKGVRPGDVIVLVGQDHEAVGSPKDVLEKVKKARKAGQKFLLLQIVRGGDQPLFITLRIEEE; from the coding sequence TTGAGCGTTGCCTCGGCCCAGGCCAAGCAAGGGCCGGATGGGTTTTCCGAGTTGGCGAAGGATCTGGTGCCGACGGTTGTCAATATCTCGACGACTCAGATCATCAAACGCCAAGCAGAGGAAATGCCGCAGTTTCCTCCAGGTTCGCCGTTTGAGGAATTTTTTCGCGAATTCACGCCACAAAACCGCGCGCCCCGTAAGGCAACTTCCTTGGGCTCGGGCTTTATCATAAGCCCGGATGGCTACATTGTGACGAACAACCACGTTATTGCCGATGCGGACGAGATCACCGTCATCCTGCACGACGATACGAACCTGAAAGCAAAAATTGTTGGTCGCGATCCAAAAACGGATTTAGCGCTTCTCAAGGTCGATACGAAGAAGCCGCTCCCGGCTACGCGTTGGGGCGATTCGGACACGGCCAAGGTCGGCGACTGGATCATCGCCATCGGCAACCCTTTCGGTTTGGGCAGTTCGGTGACGGCGGGCATCATCTCGGCCCGCGCGCGGGTGATCCAGGCTGGTCCCTATGACGATTTCATTCAAACCGATGCGCCTATCAATCGCGGCAATTCCGGTGGCCCGATGTTCAACATGTTGGGACAGGTCATTGGCATTAATGCGGCGATTTTTTCTCCAACCGGCGGCAACATCGGCATCGGTTTCGCCATCCCCGCGGCTTTGGCCAAACCCGTCCTTGATCAGCTGGGGAAATTCGGCCACACGCGTCGCGGGTGGCTCGGCGTCCGTATTCAGGAGGTTACGCCGGAAATTGCGGAAAGCCTCGGCATGGGCCGCCCGCGCGGTGCGATGGTTGCCAGCGTTGTCGAAGGCAGCCCGGCCGAAAAGGCAAAACTACAGCCGGGCGATGTCATCCTTCGTTTCGGTGAGGCGGAAATCGACAAGGTTCAACGGCTTTCTCGTGTCGTTGCGGAAACGCCCGTCGGCGAGAAGATCAACGTCGAGATTTGGCGGAAAGGCAAGAAACAGACGGAGAAAGTCGAGATCGGTCTTATGGAAGAGACCGATGTCGTCGAGATGTCGGGCGAACCTTCTTTGGAAGAGCCTGGCGAGGTAATAGCCAGCGAGAAAGTGCTCGGGCTTTCGCTTGCCTCCGTCAACGCCGAAACCCGTCGCCGGTTCAACCTTCCGGCTAACGCGAAAGGCGTCGTCATCGTGGACGTGAATGAGGCCAGCGCCGCGGCGGAAAAAGGGGTGCGACCTGGTGATGTCATCGTTCTTGTCGGACAGGACCATGAAGCAGTCGGCTCCCCGAAGGACGTGCTGGAAAAGGTGAAGAAGGCCCGGAAGGCTGGCCAGAAGTTCCTTCTTTTGCAGATCGTGCGGGGCGGCGATCAACCGCTGTTTATTACGCTTCGGATAGAGGAAGAATAA